In the Pseudomonas sp. ADAK2 genome, one interval contains:
- a CDS encoding anti-sigma regulatory factor → MTVRSSGSQPIQIEQDVVLARQTARKLAQECGMRLIDLTKLVTAVSELARNTMVYGGGGDMDWQILDENARTGLRLTFRDEGPGIPDIKLAMTDGWTSGSGLGLGLTGAKRLVEEFELDTEPGKGTRITITRWT, encoded by the coding sequence ATGACCGTGCGCAGCAGCGGCAGCCAGCCGATTCAAATCGAGCAGGACGTGGTCCTGGCCCGGCAGACCGCGCGCAAACTCGCCCAGGAATGTGGCATGCGCCTGATCGACCTGACCAAACTGGTGACCGCCGTCAGCGAGCTGGCGCGCAACACCATGGTCTATGGCGGTGGCGGCGACATGGATTGGCAAATCCTCGACGAAAACGCGCGCACCGGTCTGCGCCTGACCTTTCGTGACGAAGGGCCGGGCATCCCCGACATCAAGTTGGCCATGACCGATGGCTGGACCTCCGGCAGCGGACTTGGACTGGGGCTGACCGGCGCCAAACGGCTGGTGGAAGAGTTCGAACTGGACACCGAGCCTGGCAAAGGCACTCGCATAACGATTACCCGATGGACATGA
- a CDS encoding response regulator, producing MKRDICLLIVDDNVATRYALRRRLERHGYAILEAGTGSDGLALIDSERIDALILDVNLPDMSGFDIVRKLRAEAATALLPVIHVSAASIQTGDIITGLDAGADAYLIHPVDPDVLLATLRTLLRVRDTENALRESEARFREIFTNVSAPIAVMDAALKVHECNHAFAQLIQDNLDPDTLRECFADAQGAVIDELRLRLAYGERWKGTLNMRVEGQVRETEWQISPYRTPELSLVFVEDVTEHRHRERSHLARLDDATTQLAKEVAERVRTEAQLLQVQKMDALGKLTGGIAHDFNNLLTGIITSLELIQKRMADGRTDKVQFYAEAALNSAMSAASLTHRLLAFARQQPLDTRPVDINENIRSLEELLIRTIGERITLRLELTSKAAIALVDPIQLESAVLNLVINARDALPQGGNIWVSTYAAYSHGDPNLADGAYVALAVRDDGTGIEHSVIDKVFDPFFTTKPLGQGTGLGLSTIYGFARQSGGDAHIRSVARRGTEVTIMLPASADPMATESPSVVVDSQGSGEHVLIVEDMPSVRMFVAEVLVDAGYRCTQVGDIEGALERLQNDPSIDLMLTDVGLPRMSGRELADVARGWREGLPILFMTGYAENALNRQVFLGEGMDMLVKPFQISELLDKVRRSLDGA from the coding sequence ATGAAACGTGACATCTGTTTGTTGATCGTCGACGACAACGTCGCCACTCGCTACGCCTTGCGTCGGCGCCTGGAACGGCATGGCTACGCCATTCTCGAAGCCGGCACCGGCAGCGACGGCCTGGCGCTGATCGACAGCGAACGGATCGACGCGCTGATCCTCGACGTCAACCTGCCAGACATGAGCGGCTTTGACATCGTGCGCAAACTGCGTGCCGAAGCGGCCACCGCGTTGCTGCCGGTGATTCACGTCTCAGCGGCGTCGATCCAGACCGGCGACATCATCACTGGCCTGGACGCAGGCGCCGACGCTTATCTGATTCACCCGGTGGATCCGGATGTGTTGCTGGCGACCCTGCGCACGCTGCTGCGGGTGCGCGACACCGAGAACGCCTTGCGTGAAAGCGAGGCGCGGTTCCGCGAGATTTTCACCAATGTCTCGGCGCCCATCGCGGTGATGGACGCGGCGCTGAAAGTCCACGAATGCAACCACGCCTTCGCCCAACTGATCCAGGACAACCTCGACCCGGACACCCTGCGCGAATGCTTTGCCGACGCTCAGGGCGCGGTGATTGATGAACTGCGCCTGCGCCTGGCCTATGGCGAGCGCTGGAAAGGCACGCTGAACATGCGGGTCGAAGGTCAGGTACGGGAAACCGAATGGCAGATTTCACCGTATCGCACCCCGGAATTGAGCCTGGTGTTCGTCGAGGACGTCACCGAGCACCGCCACCGCGAACGCTCGCACCTGGCTCGGCTCGACGACGCCACCACCCAGTTGGCCAAGGAAGTCGCCGAACGGGTGCGCACCGAAGCGCAACTGCTGCAAGTGCAGAAAATGGATGCGCTGGGCAAGCTCACCGGCGGCATCGCCCATGACTTCAACAATCTGCTGACCGGCATCATCACCAGCCTGGAACTGATCCAGAAACGGATGGCCGATGGGCGTACCGACAAGGTGCAGTTCTACGCCGAGGCGGCGCTGAACTCAGCCATGAGCGCCGCGTCCCTGACCCATCGTCTGCTGGCCTTCGCCCGTCAGCAGCCGCTGGATACCCGGCCGGTGGACATCAACGAGAACATCCGCTCCCTGGAAGAACTGCTGATTCGCACCATTGGCGAGCGCATCACCTTGAGGCTGGAACTGACCTCCAAGGCGGCCATCGCGCTGGTCGATCCGATCCAGCTGGAAAGTGCCGTGCTTAACTTGGTGATCAACGCCCGGGATGCGCTGCCCCAGGGCGGCAATATCTGGGTCAGCACCTATGCCGCCTATTCCCACGGTGACCCCAATCTGGCGGACGGCGCGTATGTGGCGTTGGCAGTGCGCGATGACGGCACCGGTATCGAGCACAGTGTGATCGACAAGGTGTTTGATCCGTTTTTCACCACCAAGCCGCTGGGCCAGGGCACCGGGTTGGGGTTGTCGACCATCTACGGTTTCGCCCGGCAGTCGGGGGGCGATGCGCATATTCGCAGCGTGGCCCGGCGCGGTACCGAAGTGACCATCATGCTGCCGGCCAGCGCCGATCCGATGGCGACCGAATCGCCATCGGTGGTCGTCGATTCCCAAGGCTCGGGCGAACACGTGCTGATTGTCGAGGACATGCCTTCAGTGCGCATGTTCGTCGCCGAGGTGCTGGTGGATGCCGGTTACCGCTGCACTCAGGTGGGTGATATCGAAGGCGCGCTGGAGCGCTTGCAGAATGATCCGTCGATTGACCTGATGCTGACCGATGTCGGGTTGCCGCGCATGAGTGGGCGGGAACTGGCCGATGTTGCCCGGGGTTGGCGTGAAGGGTTGCCGATTCTGTTCATGACCGGCTATGCGGAGAATGCGCTGAATCGCCAGGTATTCCTGGGTGAAGGCATGGACATGCTGGTCAAGCCGTTTCAGATCAGCGAATTGCTGGACAAGGTTCGCCGCTCCCTCGACGGCGCCTGA
- a CDS encoding sensor histidine kinase, whose translation MAESPNLTPDEQASLIAQLQSEATALRDELDETNQGVLALYAELDEQAEQLRQASDLKSRFLSYMSHEFRTPLGSILSITGLLTDELDGPLSPEQHKQVAFVSGAARELSDMVDDLLDLAKIEAGRISISPAWFDMLDLFAALRGMFRPIVDGSAVDLIFEEPQGIPRLFTDDKKLAQILRNFISNSLKFTTRGEVRVSARLENSDHVRFAVSDTGIGIAPELHGALFEDFSQVDSPLQKRLRGTGLGLSLCKRFAALLGGEVGVQSTPGAGSTFFVIIPLAIAVEPADET comes from the coding sequence ATGGCTGAGTCACCCAACCTGACGCCGGACGAACAAGCGTCGCTGATCGCGCAACTGCAGAGCGAAGCCACAGCGCTGCGCGACGAACTCGATGAAACCAACCAGGGGGTTCTGGCGCTCTACGCCGAACTCGATGAGCAAGCCGAACAACTGCGCCAGGCCTCCGACCTGAAAAGCCGCTTCCTGTCGTACATGAGCCATGAATTCCGCACGCCACTGGGCTCGATCCTGAGCATCACCGGCCTGCTCACCGATGAACTCGACGGCCCGTTGAGCCCCGAGCAGCACAAACAAGTGGCGTTCGTCAGCGGTGCCGCGCGGGAGTTGAGCGACATGGTCGACGACCTGCTCGACCTGGCGAAGATCGAAGCCGGGCGCATCAGCATTTCCCCGGCCTGGTTCGACATGCTCGACCTGTTCGCCGCCCTGCGCGGCATGTTCCGGCCGATTGTCGATGGCAGCGCGGTGGACCTGATCTTCGAAGAACCACAGGGCATCCCGCGACTGTTCACCGACGACAAGAAACTCGCGCAGATCCTGCGCAACTTCATTTCCAACTCGCTGAAGTTCACCACCCGCGGTGAAGTCCGGGTCTCGGCGCGCCTGGAAAACAGCGATCACGTGCGCTTTGCCGTCAGCGATACCGGAATAGGTATCGCCCCGGAGCTACATGGCGCATTGTTCGAGGACTTTTCCCAAGTTGACTCGCCGTTGCAGAAACGCCTGCGCGGCACCGGTCTGGGCCTGTCGCTGTGCAAACGCTTCGCCGCGCTGCTGGGGGGTGAAGTCGGGGTGCAGAGTACGCCGGGGGCCGGCTCGACCTTTTTCGTGATCATCCCGCTGGCCATTGCCGTGGAGCCCGCCGATGAAACGTGA
- a CDS encoding hybrid sensor histidine kinase/response regulator: MQFLSDSHGCAGWNGEMAGRIRAFDWSLTELGTIDSWPRSLSSAVQLMLASPLPMVMLWGRAGYMIYNDAYSVFAGGRHPYLLGSPVELGWPEVADFNRHVVDTCLAGGTLSYHNKELVLLRDGVPEDVWMDLYYSPVADDAGRPAGVMAMVVETTAHVISERRRQEAENAYRADNERVRLALNAGALIGSFVWDIEADVLSGDERFARTFSYPPDYDLADLPSSIAESRIHPDDRAWVQEQLDQAVQTGAPYNAEYRVLRPDGNYLWVLASGCCEFNEQGKAFRFPGVLIDIHERKTAEESLLKFTRNLEQRVADEVGARLAAEEQLRQAQKLEAIGGLTGGVAHDFNNLLQVIAGNLHLLARHEPDNANVQRRVSASIAAVERGAKLSSQLLAFARRQPLSPAVCDPRQIFEGLGELLQRALGETIQIDVALVDDPWRVHVDRNQLENAILNLAINARDAMKGEGTIGLSAENIVLDQRFCAGKGIVAGDYLRVTVTDAGAGMAPDILAQAFEPFFTTKADGQGTGLGLSMVFGFVKQSGGHIEIASVIGEGTRVQLYFPRSLRPLPNETAIPAAAQRGGHETILVVEDNDAVRVAAVELLREEGYQVLTANNGDMAMQMLLEGVAVDIIFTDVVMPGLIKSSDLAAWAKVQEPPVAVLFTSGHTRDIISRNHQLSPDTHLLSKPYGPEALTQMVRTVLNG, encoded by the coding sequence ATGCAGTTTCTATCGGATAGTCACGGATGTGCCGGCTGGAATGGCGAAATGGCCGGACGCATTCGCGCGTTCGACTGGAGCCTGACCGAGCTTGGCACTATCGATAGCTGGCCGCGCAGCCTGAGCAGTGCGGTGCAACTGATGCTCGCTTCGCCACTGCCGATGGTGATGCTCTGGGGGCGCGCGGGCTACATGATTTACAACGACGCCTACTCGGTGTTCGCCGGTGGCCGCCATCCCTATTTGCTGGGTTCGCCGGTGGAACTCGGGTGGCCGGAGGTCGCCGACTTCAACCGCCACGTGGTGGACACCTGCCTGGCGGGCGGCACCTTGTCCTATCACAATAAAGAACTGGTTTTGCTGCGTGACGGCGTGCCCGAAGACGTGTGGATGGACCTCTATTACAGCCCGGTCGCCGATGATGCAGGGCGTCCCGCCGGGGTCATGGCGATGGTGGTCGAAACCACCGCTCATGTGATTTCCGAGCGCCGGCGCCAGGAAGCCGAAAACGCCTATCGCGCCGATAACGAACGGGTGCGTCTGGCGCTCAATGCCGGTGCCTTGATCGGTTCGTTCGTCTGGGACATCGAAGCCGACGTGTTGTCCGGTGACGAGCGTTTCGCCCGTACCTTTTCCTATCCCCCGGACTACGACCTGGCCGACCTGCCGTCGAGCATCGCCGAATCACGCATTCATCCCGACGACCGCGCCTGGGTTCAGGAACAGCTCGATCAAGCCGTGCAAACCGGTGCGCCTTACAACGCCGAATACCGAGTACTGCGTCCCGACGGCAACTACCTGTGGGTGCTGGCCAGCGGCTGCTGCGAGTTCAATGAACAGGGTAAGGCGTTTCGCTTTCCCGGGGTGTTGATCGACATCCACGAACGCAAGACTGCTGAAGAATCCTTGCTCAAGTTCACCCGCAACCTGGAACAACGGGTGGCCGATGAAGTCGGCGCACGGCTGGCGGCGGAAGAGCAGTTGCGCCAGGCGCAGAAGCTGGAAGCCATCGGCGGCCTCACCGGCGGCGTGGCCCATGACTTCAACAACCTGCTGCAAGTGATTGCCGGCAACCTGCATTTGCTGGCCCGCCACGAACCGGACAACGCCAACGTACAGCGCCGGGTCAGTGCCTCGATTGCCGCGGTCGAGCGCGGGGCCAAACTGTCTTCGCAACTGCTCGCGTTTGCCCGTCGCCAGCCACTGTCGCCGGCGGTTTGCGACCCCCGGCAGATCTTCGAAGGCCTGGGCGAGTTGCTGCAACGGGCGCTGGGGGAAACCATTCAAATCGATGTGGCGCTTGTAGACGATCCCTGGCGTGTCCATGTCGACCGCAATCAACTGGAAAACGCCATCCTCAACCTGGCGATCAATGCCCGCGACGCCATGAAGGGTGAGGGCACCATTGGCCTGAGCGCCGAGAACATCGTGCTGGACCAACGCTTTTGTGCGGGCAAGGGCATCGTCGCCGGGGACTACCTGCGCGTGACCGTGACCGACGCCGGTGCCGGCATGGCGCCCGACATACTGGCCCAGGCATTCGAACCGTTTTTCACCACCAAGGCCGACGGCCAGGGCACGGGCCTGGGCTTGAGCATGGTGTTCGGCTTCGTCAAGCAGAGCGGCGGGCATATCGAGATCGCCAGCGTGATCGGCGAAGGCACGCGGGTGCAGCTGTATTTTCCGCGCAGCCTGCGGCCGTTGCCCAACGAAACAGCGATCCCGGCAGCAGCGCAGCGCGGCGGGCATGAAACCATTCTGGTGGTCGAGGATAACGATGCGGTACGCGTGGCGGCAGTGGAATTGCTGCGCGAAGAGGGCTATCAGGTGCTGACCGCGAATAATGGCGACATGGCCATGCAGATGTTGCTGGAGGGCGTGGCGGTGGACATCATTTTCACCGACGTGGTCATGCCGGGCCTGATCAAAAGTTCAGATCTGGCGGCGTGGGCCAAAGTCCAGGAGCCGCCGGTGGCGGTGCTGTTCACCTCGGGCCACACCCGCGACATCATCTCGCGCAATCACCAACTGAGCCCGGATACGCATTTGCTCAGCAAGCCGTATGGACCGGAGGCGCTGACGCAAATGGTGCGCACCGTCCTCAATGGCTAA
- a CDS encoding STAS domain-containing protein, translating into MERIPILQMGDFLLVTIQVDMHDQLALTLQDDLSERISNTSARGVLIDISALDMVDSFIGRMIGTISGLSKIMDAQTVLVGMQPAVAITLVELGLTLPGVSTALNVERGMKLLQARVGEQ; encoded by the coding sequence ATGGAGCGCATTCCGATTCTGCAAATGGGCGACTTCCTGCTGGTGACCATCCAGGTCGACATGCATGACCAGCTCGCCCTGACCCTGCAAGACGACCTGTCCGAGCGCATCAGCAATACCTCCGCCCGGGGCGTGCTGATCGATATCTCGGCGCTGGACATGGTCGATTCGTTTATCGGCCGGATGATCGGCACCATCTCCGGCCTGTCGAAAATCATGGATGCCCAGACCGTATTGGTCGGCATGCAACCGGCCGTGGCCATTACCCTGGTCGAACTGGGCCTGACCCTGCCCGGCGTCAGCACGGCGTTGAACGTCGAGCGCGGGATGAAACTGCTCCAGGCCCGAGTAGGCGAACAATGA
- a CDS encoding ATP-binding protein, whose product MNIGGTLTLVLPIEDSSQIGHARRTTQKLAEKHGFDATDAGRVALVATELASNILKHAARGELHIRTLPRPTGAGIEILAVDRAGGFDLQACLTDGFSTGGTQGIGLGAVSRQTEVFDVYADSRGAVLLTRLYPRSDKAPDRRIGVSQHSLHHDPACGDVWHLAFDGARISALVIDGLGHGEDAEFAARAGEKAFALAPFASPMLLLEDMHHAMIGTRGGAAAFAQFDGDALKYVGIGNIGGCLIAPDKSRGLASHPGIVGGQYRKAQPFDYAQVNGHLLIMYSDGLQSRWNLQDYPGLVHRHPAVIAAVLHRDFCRGRDDVTVLVVALETAHG is encoded by the coding sequence ATGAACATTGGCGGCACCCTGACGCTCGTCTTGCCGATCGAAGACAGCAGCCAGATCGGCCATGCCCGGCGCACCACGCAAAAACTCGCGGAGAAACACGGTTTCGATGCCACCGACGCCGGGCGTGTGGCGCTGGTCGCCACCGAGCTGGCCAGCAACATCCTCAAGCATGCCGCCCGGGGCGAATTGCATATCAGGACCTTGCCCCGCCCGACCGGCGCCGGGATCGAAATCCTCGCCGTGGACCGTGCCGGTGGCTTTGACTTGCAAGCGTGCCTGACCGACGGCTTTTCCACGGGCGGCACCCAGGGCATCGGTTTGGGCGCGGTGTCGCGCCAGACGGAAGTGTTCGATGTGTATGCCGACTCACGGGGTGCGGTGCTGCTGACACGCCTGTACCCACGCAGCGACAAGGCGCCGGACCGGCGCATCGGCGTCAGTCAGCATTCGTTGCACCACGACCCGGCGTGCGGCGATGTCTGGCACCTGGCGTTTGACGGAGCGCGCATCAGTGCGCTGGTGATCGATGGCCTGGGCCATGGCGAAGATGCCGAATTCGCCGCCCGCGCAGGAGAAAAGGCCTTCGCCCTGGCGCCGTTCGCCTCGCCGATGCTGTTGCTCGAAGACATGCATCACGCCATGATCGGCACCCGTGGCGGTGCGGCGGCCTTCGCGCAGTTCGACGGCGATGCCCTGAAATACGTCGGCATCGGCAATATCGGCGGCTGCCTGATCGCCCCGGACAAATCCCGTGGCCTGGCCTCCCACCCCGGCATCGTCGGCGGCCAATACCGGAAGGCCCAACCCTTTGACTATGCTCAAGTGAACGGACACCTATTGATCATGTACAGCGACGGCCTGCAGTCCCGTTGGAACCTGCAAGATTACCCCGGCCTGGTGCACCGCCACCCCGCCGTGATTGCCGCTGTCCTGCACCGCGATTTCTGTCGCGGGCGGGACGATGTAACGGTATTGGTCGTTGCCCTGGAGACCGCCCATGGCTGA
- the uvrA gene encoding excinuclease ABC subunit UvrA, which produces MTSKRTSTPPSGMVRVRGAREHNLKNVDVDIPRDALVVFTGVSGSGKSSLAFSTLYAEAQRRYFESVAPYARRLIDQVGVPDVDSIEGLPPAVALQQQRGTPSTRSSVGSVTTLSSLIRMLYSRAGSYPPGQTMLYAEDFSPNTPQGACPECHGLGRVYEVTEALMVPDPSLTIRQRAIASWPLAWQGQNLRDILVTMGIDVDIPWRKLPKKQRDWILFTEEAPTVPVYAGLTPEETKVALQRKMEPSYQGTFTGARRYILHTFSHSQSALMKKRVSQFMLGSPCPLCDGKRLKREALSVTFAGYDIGELSQMPLLQVAEVLKPVAAHSYLEQADEPGEVLTHDQTREAREQRVAHGASGHANAPDVRHTPNLSVEKRLAAQRIAQDLLERVSTLTDLGLGYLALERSTPTLSSGELQRLRLATQLGSQLFGVIYVLDEPSAGLHPADGEALFEALQRLKAAGNTLFVVEHDLETMRRADWLIDVGPAAGEHGGHILYSGHPSGLEHVSASQTRAYLFAEQVTAPRVIRKAKDWLRLEGITRNNLNNLSVEFPLGCFTAVTGVSGSGKSSLVSQALLELVGAHLGRTASEPEELSLEDDAPQVSGGQVTAGLESIKRLVQVDQKPIGRTPRSNLATYTGLFDNVRKLFAATPEAQAEGYDAGQFSFNVAKGRCPTCEGEGFVSVELLFMPSVYAPCPTCHGARYNPQTLAITWQGLSIAQVLQLTVDEAVTVFTEQPGIRRSLEVLRDIGLGYLRLGQPATELSGGEAQRIKLATELQRNQRGATLYVLDEPTTGLHPRDVDRLLEQLDTLVTAGHTVIVVEHEMRVVAQSDWVIDIGPGAGDQGGKIVVAGTPQTVAKNKKSRTAPFLARVLHSR; this is translated from the coding sequence ATGACTTCAAAGCGCACCTCAACCCCTCCTTCCGGCATGGTCAGGGTGCGCGGCGCCCGGGAACACAACCTCAAGAACGTTGACGTGGACATCCCTCGTGACGCCTTGGTGGTGTTCACCGGCGTATCCGGTTCGGGCAAATCGTCCCTGGCGTTCTCGACCCTCTACGCCGAAGCGCAACGGCGCTATTTCGAATCCGTGGCGCCGTATGCCCGGCGCCTGATCGATCAGGTCGGGGTGCCGGATGTCGACTCCATCGAAGGCCTGCCGCCGGCCGTGGCCCTGCAACAGCAGCGGGGCACGCCGAGTACGCGCTCTTCGGTGGGCAGCGTGACCACGTTGTCGAGCCTGATCCGCATGCTCTATTCCCGCGCCGGCAGTTACCCGCCGGGGCAGACGATGCTCTACGCCGAGGACTTTTCGCCGAACACGCCGCAAGGTGCGTGCCCCGAATGCCATGGTTTGGGGCGCGTCTATGAGGTGACCGAAGCGCTGATGGTCCCTGATCCGAGCCTGACCATCCGTCAACGAGCGATTGCCTCGTGGCCGCTGGCCTGGCAGGGGCAGAACCTGCGGGACATCCTCGTGACCATGGGCATCGACGTCGACATCCCCTGGCGCAAGCTGCCGAAAAAACAGCGCGACTGGATTCTCTTCACCGAAGAAGCCCCCACTGTGCCGGTGTACGCCGGGCTGACCCCGGAAGAAACCAAAGTCGCGCTCCAGCGCAAGATGGAACCGAGTTACCAGGGCACCTTTACCGGCGCCCGCCGCTACATTCTCCACACCTTCAGCCATTCCCAGAGCGCGTTGATGAAGAAGCGCGTCTCGCAATTCATGCTCGGCAGCCCGTGCCCGTTGTGCGACGGTAAACGCCTCAAGCGCGAAGCGTTGTCGGTAACTTTTGCCGGGTACGACATCGGCGAGCTGTCACAGATGCCGTTGCTGCAAGTGGCCGAGGTGTTGAAACCGGTGGCGGCCCACAGTTACCTCGAACAGGCCGATGAGCCCGGCGAAGTCCTGACCCACGACCAGACCCGCGAGGCTCGCGAACAGCGGGTCGCCCACGGCGCCAGTGGCCACGCCAATGCGCCGGATGTACGCCACACGCCGAACCTGTCGGTGGAAAAACGCCTGGCTGCGCAACGTATTGCCCAGGACTTGCTGGAGCGGGTCAGCACCTTGACCGATCTGGGCCTCGGTTACCTGGCGCTGGAGCGCAGCACGCCGACGCTGTCGTCCGGCGAGTTGCAGCGCCTGCGTCTGGCGACGCAATTGGGATCGCAGTTGTTTGGCGTGATCTACGTGCTGGATGAGCCTTCGGCCGGTCTGCATCCGGCGGATGGCGAGGCGTTGTTCGAAGCCCTGCAACGCCTGAAAGCGGCCGGTAACACGTTGTTTGTGGTCGAGCATGACCTGGAAACCATGCGCCGCGCGGATTGGTTGATCGATGTCGGGCCGGCGGCGGGCGAGCATGGCGGCCATATTCTCTACAGCGGGCATCCTTCAGGCCTGGAACACGTCAGCGCTTCCCAGACCCGTGCCTACCTGTTCGCCGAGCAGGTCACGGCACCTCGCGTTATCCGCAAGGCCAAGGATTGGCTGCGCCTGGAAGGCATCACCCGTAATAACCTGAACAACCTCAGCGTCGAGTTTCCCTTGGGCTGCTTTACGGCGGTGACCGGCGTCTCGGGTTCCGGCAAGTCGAGCCTGGTCAGCCAGGCGCTGCTGGAACTGGTCGGCGCGCATCTGGGCCGCACCGCCAGTGAACCGGAAGAACTGAGCCTGGAAGACGACGCGCCACAAGTCAGCGGCGGTCAGGTCACGGCCGGGCTGGAATCGATCAAACGCCTGGTGCAAGTCGATCAGAAACCCATCGGCCGCACGCCGCGTTCGAACCTGGCGACCTACACCGGGCTGTTCGATAACGTGCGCAAACTGTTTGCCGCCACCCCAGAAGCACAGGCCGAGGGCTACGACGCCGGGCAGTTCTCCTTCAACGTTGCCAAGGGCCGTTGCCCGACTTGCGAAGGCGAAGGCTTTGTCAGCGTTGAATTGCTGTTCATGCCCAGCGTCTACGCCCCATGCCCGACCTGCCACGGCGCGCGCTACAACCCGCAGACCCTGGCCATCACCTGGCAGGGCTTGAGCATCGCCCAAGTGTTGCAACTGACGGTAGACGAAGCGGTCACGGTGTTTACCGAGCAACCGGGGATTCGCCGCTCGCTGGAGGTGCTGCGCGATATTGGCCTCGGTTACTTGAGGCTTGGTCAGCCCGCGACCGAACTGTCCGGCGGCGAAGCCCAGCGAATCAAATTGGCCACCGAGCTGCAACGCAATCAGCGCGGCGCGACCCTGTACGTGCTGGATGAGCCCACCACCGGGTTGCACCCGCGGGACGTCGATCGGCTGCTGGAGCAACTGGATACGCTGGTGACGGCGGGGCACACGGTGATCGTGGTTGAACATGAAATGCGCGTGGTCGCCCAGAGTGACTGGGTGATCGACATCGGGCCGGGGGCGGGGGATCAGGGCGGCAAAATTGTCGTGGCGGGCACGCCGCAGACCGTGGCCAAAAACAAAAAGAGTCGCACGGCGCCGTTCTTGGCCAGAGTGCTGCACTCACGATGA
- a CDS encoding DUF4142 domain-containing protein, translating to MDGFTLRHLALAVALSTSMGTAFAATSNDFVDNAAAGGIAEVETSKLALEKSSSADIKSFANMMITDHTKANDELAALAKKHDIEVPDSTTLVKQAKAKILDLRDESFDAAYANNQVKAHEDTIALFKKEAETVTDDKKPGATELKGFAQKMLPALEKHLDAAKALQAKHPSK from the coding sequence ATGGACGGATTCACCCTGCGCCACCTCGCCCTGGCCGTTGCCTTGAGCACCAGCATGGGCACCGCGTTTGCGGCCACTTCCAATGATTTTGTCGACAACGCCGCAGCCGGCGGCATCGCTGAAGTCGAAACCAGCAAACTGGCCCTGGAAAAAAGCTCATCGGCGGATATCAAGTCGTTCGCCAACATGATGATCACCGATCACACCAAGGCCAATGATGAGCTGGCGGCCCTGGCGAAAAAGCATGACATCGAGGTGCCGGACAGCACGACGCTGGTCAAGCAGGCCAAGGCGAAAATCCTCGACCTGCGCGATGAATCCTTCGACGCGGCCTACGCCAACAATCAGGTGAAGGCCCACGAAGACACCATCGCGCTGTTCAAGAAAGAAGCCGAAACGGTAACTGACGACAAAAAACCGGGAGCCACCGAACTCAAAGGCTTCGCGCAGAAAATGCTGCCGGCGCTGGAAAAGCATCTGGACGCGGCCAAAGCCCTGCAAGCGAAGCATCCAAGCAAATAA
- a CDS encoding STAS domain-containing protein — MAALHSNTLDAMKKTQAQLLAEWTNSLEASGATRNIKEQDLKQQTSDFLQLVISGLERGNGQNIAAPGWDEIRQFLEKLSHSRALLGQDSQQTASFIFSLKGPMFSLLQTQYSDNPALLAEQLWEVSELLDALGMHTIRTFQKSREAVIKRQQEELLELSTPVVKLWDGVLALPMIGTLDSQRTQVVMESLLQRIVDTGSEIAIIDITGVPTVDTLVAQHLLKTVTAIRLMGADCIISGVRPQIAQTIVHLGLDLQGVVTKANLADALKLALTRLGITVSKAV, encoded by the coding sequence ATGGCGGCACTGCACAGCAACACACTCGATGCGATGAAGAAAACCCAGGCGCAATTGCTCGCCGAATGGACGAACAGCCTCGAGGCCAGTGGTGCCACGCGCAACATCAAGGAGCAAGACCTCAAGCAACAGACCTCGGATTTCCTGCAACTGGTCATTAGCGGGCTGGAGCGTGGCAACGGGCAGAACATCGCCGCCCCGGGCTGGGACGAGATTCGCCAGTTCCTCGAAAAGCTCTCCCACAGCCGCGCCCTGCTCGGCCAGGACTCGCAACAAACCGCCAGTTTCATCTTTTCCCTCAAGGGACCGATGTTCAGCCTCCTGCAAACCCAGTACAGCGACAACCCGGCGTTGCTGGCCGAACAACTCTGGGAAGTCTCCGAACTGCTCGACGCCCTGGGCATGCACACCATTCGCACCTTCCAGAAATCCCGTGAAGCGGTGATCAAGCGCCAGCAGGAAGAATTGCTGGAGCTGTCGACCCCGGTGGTCAAGCTCTGGGATGGCGTGCTGGCACTGCCGATGATCGGCACCCTCGACTCGCAGCGCACCCAGGTGGTGATGGAATCGCTGCTGCAACGGATCGTCGACACCGGCTCGGAAATCGCCATCATCGACATCACCGGCGTGCCCACCGTCGACACCCTGGTGGCGCAGCACCTGCTCAAGACCGTCACCGCGATTCGACTGATGGGCGCCGATTGCATCATCAGCGGCGTGCGTCCACAGATTGCGCAAACCATCGTCCACCTCGGACTGGATCTGCAAGGCGTGGTCACCAAGGCCAACCTGGCCGACGCCTTGAAACTGGCCTTGACCCGCCTGGGAATCACCGTCAGCAAGGCGGTATGA